A single Anopheles funestus chromosome 2RL, idAnoFuneDA-416_04, whole genome shotgun sequence DNA region contains:
- the LOC125760526 gene encoding uncharacterized protein LOC125760526: protein MIIARVVVVWICLVSITCSRPASLLRAVGRRKGTHRAMPLKFKRQTEDLHRRLLGVEPSHYGEHYSPEEHSNESMIDLRKKASIAEVFRHRLMACGLITTKSPERWRDRLIAELDEIVTEIEHRCAVCKTFYDEPCRYEVLRSLIDPCPACCRKKSAKKRLLLTLQKVLEKSLNSENVHSDSSVMGEEENEGHDSNPWPITVVPMSRKTRSTTEIPTEPTTRLIGTVRDDHGSHSVVQNLNLIAPWKLQPPAIELKRIQSTSSVNQTNVQSYDTEPSTVHVIDGQSVDNVHDFLQQYMNLVYGGHPGNEQRKQFFLDQLCRNATNGKIVLQCTDITGQRKTRSSENATAEKVSAWNVGEGSNASGDVQKSLLFTTPSLDDLRAKAVRCRSCWTLGRKRPQWQGLK from the exons ATGATCATAGCGCGGGTTGTCGTGGTTTGGATTTGTCTTGTCTCTATTACCTGTTCTCGTCCTGCTTCACTTTTAAGGGCCGTTGGCAGGCGCAAAGGAACACATCGCGCTATGCCGCTTAAGTTTAAAAGACAAACGGAAGATCTTCATCGGAGGTTACTCGGTGTAGAACCGTCTCACTATGG GGAACATTATTCTCCCGAAGAGCACAGTAACGAATCGATGATTGATTTgcgaaaaaaagcttcaattgCAGAAGTTTTCCGTCACAGACTGATGGCATGTGGTTTGATAACGACAAAATCTCCCGAACGGTGGAGAGATCGTTTAATAGCGGAATTGGATGAAATAGTTACGGAGATAGAGCATCGATGTGCTGTGTGTAAAACTTTCTACGATGAACCCTGCCGATATGAAGTGCTCCGGAGTCTTATTGATCCTTGTCCAGCTTGCTGTAGGAAGAAAAGTGCCAAAAAACGGCTCCTACTTACGCTTCAAAAAGTACTGGAAAAATCTTTGAATAGTGAAAACGTGCATAGTGATAGCAGTGTGATGGGTGAAGAAGAGAATGAGGGCCATGATTCAAATCCGTGGCCCATTACGGTAGTGCCAATGAGTAGGAAAACAAGAAGCACTACAGAGATCCCTACCGAACCAACCACGCGATTGATCGGAACTGTTCGGGATGATCATGGTTCGCATTCTGTCGTACAAAATCTCAACCTTATAGCCCCATGGAAGTTGCAACCACCAGCAATCGAATTGAAACGAATTCAATCAACATCGAGTGTAAATCAAACCAACGTGCAGAGCTATGATACAGAGCCTTCCACAGTACATGTCATCGATGGACAGTCTGTCGATAATGTGCACGATTTCTTGCAGCAGTACATGAACCTCGTGTACGGTGGACACCCTGGTAATGAACAAAGGAAGCAGTTTTTTCTTGACCAATTATGCCGAAATGCAACCAACGGAAAGATCGTGCTGCAGTGCACTGATATCACCGGACAGCGAAAAACGCGATCCTCGGAAAATGCCACAGCGGAAAAAGTATCGGCTTGGAATGTTGGTGAAGGTTCCAACGCCTCAGGTGACGTTCAAAAGTCGCTACTTTTTACTACCCCATCCTTAGATG atTTAAGAGCAAAAGCAGTCAGATGCCGGTCGTGTTGGACACTTGGTAGAAAAAGGCCTCAGTGGCaaggattgaaataa
- the LOC125760517 gene encoding X-ray repair cross-complementing protein 6, which translates to MSSDWHANRSDDEEDEYEEAFAGRSGYILTVDCAGYMFEQEDESESPFVEVLQIIEAMMRNKVVTNETDLIGVIFYNTKNNPAPESDEELQPGLVAPRQCAIYIPLGTTSVEMIRKVRGMRESNDLFGFDSKYGHSGGTSLSNVMWLCSRMFSHCGYKLRQSTIVLFTSNDKPHDSSTNEYQQALVKARDLQQKEIFVELVPMSSTFNCDHFYKEFLCTVLLEDMNDFDAPVYEQSKATLLNRLFVRSYKKRSTAHLKWHLSDDLALGVNVYTLRRSPRYPKKVRLLRSTNEVIVSKRVHVSSTFSEDGEQETSKVILPGEQRKSITIGGEKVSFKPEEVAHMKQLLPPGIRLLGFKPASVIDITNHISSCLFLYPNEGYINGSTVLFRALYEKCLEKSQVAFCLLTMRRKQPTKLVALVPQQELAHDPLGEADRQCGFRVEFIPFAGDIRKLSMLEGITTPEVTDEQTDLFKKMIKKVKFKFHPSHFEDPSSQNLYINIESLVFDVQDAELVDSTQPDCERIDSKLEPILTDMARMFGEDPEEAPKRRRNDEADTEAEPRAKGPRVVPVNDEELVEMVKQGKVTSLTVAVLKQYLQKQGARGLSGLTKSGLIDKIIEIQDD; encoded by the exons ATGAGTTCCGATTGGCATGCAAATCGATCCGACGATGAGGAAGATGAGTACGAAGAAGCTTTTGCTGGCCGTTCGGGGTACATACTGACCGTAGATTGTGCCGGTTACATGTTCGAACAGGAAGATGAATCTGAGTCTCCGTTTGTAGAAGTGCTCCAAATCATCGAGGCCATGATGCGTAACAAAGTGGTTACCAACGAAACGGATTTG ATTGGAGTAATTTTTTACAATACCAAAAACAATCCCGCACCAGAAAGCGACGAAGAACTGCAACCAGGCTTAGTTGCACCGCGACAATGTGCCATCTACATTCCACTCGGCACCACTTCAGTGGAAATGATTCGCAAAGTGCGTGGAATGCGCGAATCGAACGATTTGTTCGGTTTCGATTCAAAGTACGGTCACTCAGGTGGTACCAGTTTGTCAAATGTAATGTGGCTCTGTTCAAGAATGTTTTCCCACTGTGGGTACAAGTTGCGCCAATCCACGATCGTGCTGTTTACGAGCAACGATAAACCACACGACAGTAGTACCAACGAGTATCAGCAAGCATTGGTAAAGGCGAGGGATCTGCAACAGAAAGAAATTTTTGTAGAGCTGGTACCGATGAGCAGCACCTTTAATTGCGACCATTTCTACAAAGAATTCCTGTGCACCGTGCTGTTGGAAGATATGAACGATTTCGATGCTCCGGTGTATGAACAATCGAAGGCTACGCTTCTGAATCGATTGTTTGTCAGAAGCTATAAAAAACGATCAACGGCCCACCTAAAGTGGCATCTTTCGGATGATCTAGCACTGGGTGTGAATGTTTATACGTTAAGAag GAGTCCACGTTATCCTAAAAAGGTACGATTGTTAAGATCAACAAACGAAGTGATCGTTTCGAAACGGGTTCATGTGTCGAGCACCTTTTCCGAGGATGGAGAGCAGGAAACATCCAAAGTAATTTTACCCGGTGAGCAGAG AAAATCGATCACAATCGGTGGTGAAAAAGTGTCGTTTAAGCCGGAGGAAGTGGCCCATATGAAACAGTTACTACCACCAGGAATACGCCTTTTGGGATTCAAACCGGCATCAGTGATCGACATAACAAATCATATCAGCAGCTGCTTATTCTTGTACCCCAATGAGGGTTATATTAACGGTTCGACTGTACTGTTTCGTGCGCTGTATGAAAAATGTCTTGAAAAGAGCCAGGTGGCCTTCTGTTTGCTTACTATGCGTCGGAAGCAACCAACTAA GTTGGTTGCGCTGGTACCTCAACAGGAATTAGCTCACGATCCTTTAGGTGAGGCGGATCGACAATGTGGTTTTCGTGTAGAGTTTATACCGTTTGCTG GTGATATTCGAAAGTTATCCATGCTCGAGGGAATTACAACTCCGGAGGTAACAGATGAGCAGAcggatttgtttaaaaagatGATCAAAAAGGTGAAGTTTAAATTTCACCCGTCACATTTTGAGGATCCGTCGTCGCAAAATCTGTACATCAATATCGAGTCGCTGGTGTTCGATGTGCAAGATGCGGAGCTTGTCGACTCGACGCAACCCGATTGTGAAAGAATCGATTCAAAGCTGGAACCAATTTTAACCGACATGGCGCGTATGTTTGGCGAG gATCCTGAAGAAGCACCAAAGCGTCGCCGGAATGACGAAGCAGACACTGAAGCTGAACCCCGGGCTAAAGGGCCAAGAGTCGTACCGGTGAACGATGAAGAACTGGTTGAAATGGTGAAACAGGGCAAG GTGACGAGCTTAACCGTAGCCGTACTTAAGCAATACCTGCAAAAACAAGGCGCCCGTGGACTTTCCGGGCTGACAAAATCGGGCCTTATTGATAAAATAATTGAGATACAAGACGATTAA
- the LOC125760528 gene encoding arrestin domain-containing protein 4 → MPRKLLKFLILFDNTSLLYFPGQFLSGRVLLELQDDTPVLGLHFHVVGECVVRVRSTRHERSYDKENYIDFRMRLLGDSDNQGPTILSPGIHSFPFKLGLPVDLPSTFLGRYGWVQYYCKAGLREPSGLIHKNHQVFIVMNPIDLNLEQPYLADPFKCNIEHNLGMACVGGGIVKCKIILDRGGYVPGESIMITATVTNASSVTIKSTKAALTETIQYFARDKVMQTEKRELAVIARGKIRAGHRDEWQNESLYVPPLPPTNLRGCHLIRIQYDVCFLIEPKSLEKQIKLQLPITLGTYPFKTADGDDTNEWAETIYKPETHYPSTLPIFRPWLHEKNDQK, encoded by the exons atgccACGGAAGTTGCTTAAATTTCTGATCCTCTTCGACAACACGTCGCTGCTGTACTTCCCGGGACAGTTTCTTTCCGGACGCGTTCTGTTGGAGCTGCAGGACGACACACCGGTGTTGG GACTTCATTTTCATGTCGTTGGCGAGTGTGTCGTGCGTGTGCGTTCGACACGCCacgagcgatcgtacgacaagGAAAACTATATTGATTTCCGAATGCGACTGCTGGGCGATTCCGACAACCAAGGTCCGACGATCCTGTCCCCTGGTATACACAGCTTCCCGTTCAAGCTCGGCCTACCGGTCGATCTACCTTCGACCTTCCTCGGCCGGTACGGTTGGGTGCAGTACTACTGCAAGGCCGGTCTGCGCGAACCATCCGGGCTGATACACAAAAACCACCAGGTGTTCATCGTGATGAATCCGATCGATTTGAACCTTGAGCAACCATATCTGGCA gATCCTTTTAAATGCAACATCGAGCATAATCTCGGTATGGCATGCGTTGGAGGAGGGATCGTGAAGTGTAAAATCATACTCGATCGTGGAGGATATGTGCCGGGAGAGTCCATTATGATAACGGCGACGGTAACAAACGCTAGCAGTGTTACGATCAAGTCCACGAAAGCTGCTCTCACGGAG ACGATACAGTATTTCGCGCGTGATAAAGTTATGCAGACAGAGAAGCGTGAGCTGGCAGTGATAGCCCGGGGAAAGATACGGGCCGGTCACAGGGATGAATGGCAGAATGAATCCCTTTACGTGCCACCATTGCCACCAACGAATCTGCGCGGCTGTCATCTAATACGTATTCAGTACGACGTTTGT TTCTTAATAGAACCGAAATcgttggaaaaacaaattaaactgcAGCTACCGATCACGCTCGGTACGTACCCGTTCAAAACCGCGGACGGTGACGACACGAACGAGTGGGCCGAAACCATTTACAAACCGGAAACTCACTATCCCTCTACATTGCCAATCTTTCGGCCCTGGTTACACgagaaaaatgatcaaaagTAG